One uncultured Caproiciproducens sp. DNA segment encodes these proteins:
- the coaBC gene encoding bifunctional phosphopantothenoylcysteine decarboxylase/phosphopantothenate--cysteine ligase CoaBC gives MKNMILGVTGSIAAYKAADLAHRFFKDGFQVEVILTNGATKFITPLTFRSLTQNRVYTDVFQDDFPQEIKHISLAQKADIVLIAPATANIIGKIAAGIGDDMLSTTILAVKNKPVLIAPAMNTNMWDNPIVQENIAKLKKFGYQFIEPKESLLACGTVGKGALAELEDIFDAVAAALKP, from the coding sequence ATGAAAAACATGATTCTTGGAGTAACCGGAAGCATTGCGGCATATAAAGCCGCCGATTTGGCTCATCGGTTTTTTAAAGACGGTTTTCAGGTTGAGGTGATTCTGACGAACGGCGCGACGAAATTCATCACGCCGCTGACCTTCCGAAGCCTGACGCAGAACCGCGTTTACACCGATGTGTTTCAGGACGATTTTCCTCAGGAGATTAAGCATATTTCACTCGCTCAGAAAGCGGATATTGTGCTGATTGCGCCCGCAACCGCAAACATCATCGGAAAGATTGCCGCGGGAATCGGGGACGACATGCTTTCCACCACAATTTTGGCAGTCAAAAATAAGCCGGTGCTGATTGCGCCGGCTATGAACACCAATATGTGGGATAACCCCATTGTTCAGGAAAATATTGCGAAATTGAAAAAATTTGGTTATCAATTTATAGAACCAAAAGAAAGCCTTCTGGCGTGCGGAACCGTTGGAAAAGGAGCGCTCGCCGAGCTTGAAGATATTTTTGACGCAGTGGCCGCCGCTTTGAAGCCGTAA
- a CDS encoding rhodanese-like domain-containing protein: protein MFKTLFRTKTYQTISPKEAKKRLDESPDILLLDVRTPEEYSETHIPGSKLVPLNQLGREISKVAPDKEQEIIVYCLSGARASSACSQLSSMGYTNISNMGGIRSWPYKTASGR from the coding sequence ATGTTCAAAACATTATTCAGAACAAAGACATATCAGACCATTTCCCCAAAAGAAGCAAAAAAAAGGCTGGATGAAAGCCCGGATATTCTTTTGCTTGATGTCAGAACACCGGAGGAATACAGCGAAACTCATATTCCGGGAAGCAAACTTGTGCCTCTTAATCAGTTGGGGCGTGAAATTTCAAAAGTTGCGCCTGACAAAGAGCAGGAAATCATTGTCTATTGTCTGAGCGGCGCACGGGCCTCAAGCGCCTGCAGTCAGCTTTCTTCTATGGGATATACCAACATCAGCAATATGGGCGGAATTCGCTCCTGGCCGTATAAAACCGCAAGCGGCCGGTAA
- the pta gene encoding phosphate acetyltransferase: MRMEFIESIIERAKQTKKTIVLPESDDIRTLQAAGEILSKGIADLILVGDKGEIEKQAGDLDLSKAQIVNPLTSTKREDYIHTFYELRKAKGVTPEQAEKIMADNVFWAVMMVKKGDADGMVSGAAHSTADTVRPALQIIKTAPGVKIASSFFVMAVPDCDYGNQGTFVFADCALNINPTADELSEIAIASAKSFKNMVGAEPKVAMLSFSSYGSGKDELVDKVVEATKLAKDKAPGLTLDGELQADAALVPSIGLSKAKGSNVAGQANVLVFPDLNCGNIAYKLVQRLGKATAFGPVLQGIAKPVNDLSRGCSAKDIVGVVAITAVQAQSEESD, translated from the coding sequence ATCAGGATGGAATTTATTGAAAGCATTATTGAGAGGGCGAAACAAACGAAAAAAACAATCGTCTTGCCCGAAAGCGATGACATAAGAACCCTCCAGGCTGCCGGAGAAATTCTCAGCAAGGGGATTGCGGATTTAATCCTTGTGGGGGATAAAGGGGAAATCGAAAAGCAGGCCGGCGATTTGGATCTTTCCAAAGCGCAGATAGTGAATCCGCTGACTTCTACAAAACGTGAGGACTATATCCATACATTTTATGAATTGAGAAAAGCAAAGGGAGTTACGCCGGAGCAGGCGGAGAAAATCATGGCGGACAACGTATTTTGGGCTGTCATGATGGTGAAAAAGGGCGATGCGGACGGAATGGTTTCCGGTGCGGCGCATTCCACGGCGGATACGGTGCGGCCGGCTCTGCAGATTATTAAAACGGCTCCGGGCGTCAAGATCGCATCCAGCTTCTTCGTCATGGCTGTTCCGGACTGTGACTACGGTAATCAAGGCACCTTTGTTTTTGCGGACTGTGCGCTCAACATCAATCCCACTGCGGATGAACTGTCCGAAATAGCAATCGCGTCGGCAAAGTCGTTTAAAAACATGGTCGGAGCGGAGCCAAAAGTTGCCATGCTGTCTTTCTCATCCTACGGGAGCGGCAAAGACGAGCTTGTGGATAAAGTAGTTGAAGCGACAAAACTGGCGAAAGATAAAGCGCCCGGCCTCACGCTTGACGGCGAACTGCAGGCGGACGCGGCACTGGTGCCGAGCATCGGCCTGTCCAAGGCAAAGGGAAGCAATGTGGCCGGTCAGGCGAATGTCCTGGTTTTTCCGGACTTAAACTGCGGCAATATTGCGTACAAGCTGGTACAAAGGCTGGGCAAGGCAACGGCGTTCGGTCCGGTGCTGCAGGGGATTGCAAAACCGGTGAACGATCTGTCAAGAGGCTGCTCGGCAAAGGACATTGTGGGTGTTGTCGCAATTACCGCAGTACAGGCACAAAGCGAAGAGTCGGATTAA
- a CDS encoding flavodoxin family protein encodes MKKCLIVYYSYHHGNTEKIAAAMAETAGAELCTIDGINGKNLQEYEIIGFGAGIAFSKHYDKLLKATSALDLHGKSAFVFSTSGTGGTNHHAALIEQLKTAGADIAGNFACKGFDTFGPFKLIGGVAKGHPDTADIEAAKRFILEMVK; translated from the coding sequence TTGAAAAAATGCCTTATCGTTTATTATTCTTACCATCACGGCAATACGGAAAAAATCGCCGCCGCTATGGCAGAAACTGCCGGTGCCGAGCTCTGCACGATTGACGGCATCAACGGCAAAAATCTTCAAGAGTACGAAATAATCGGATTTGGCGCCGGAATTGCCTTCAGCAAGCATTATGACAAGCTGCTGAAAGCAACAAGTGCACTTGACCTGCACGGCAAATCCGCTTTTGTTTTCTCAACAAGCGGCACCGGCGGCACAAACCACCATGCCGCGCTCATCGAACAGCTTAAAACCGCAGGTGCCGACATCGCCGGAAATTTCGCCTGCAAAGGCTTCGACACATTCGGACCGTTCAAATTAATCGGCGGCGTAGCAAAAGGCCATCCGGATACCGCCGATATTGAGGCAGCTAAAAGATTTATTCTTGAAATGGTAAAATAA
- a CDS encoding ROK family protein, with product MLVVGVDIGGTKCAVNLGEISEDYVEILHKCKVRETQAYAPLGMLDALVKDIVSCVNTLDGSRQIKGIGISCGGPLDSKTGTILSPPNLPGWDSIPITDYFQEKTGIPAWLCNDANACALAEWKLGAGKGSSNMVFMTFGTGLGAGIILDNRLYLGACDMAGEIGHMRLSDYGPAGYGKMGSFEGFCSGGGIAQLAKTMIQEELQSGHKTGLCSNSNELEQITAAKVGIAAKNGDHLAREILKQVGLQLGKGLSVIMDLLNPECIVIGSIFVRSYDEIWPYAEQVIEKETLPMIRKACRIVPSQLSDSVGDIAGLIIAGYHLGLEQ from the coding sequence ATGTTAGTAGTTGGCGTTGACATTGGCGGGACAAAATGTGCGGTCAATCTAGGTGAAATTTCAGAGGATTATGTTGAAATACTACATAAATGTAAAGTCAGGGAGACACAGGCGTATGCTCCCTTGGGAATGCTTGATGCTTTAGTGAAAGATATTGTTTCGTGCGTGAACACACTGGATGGTTCCCGGCAGATAAAAGGGATTGGAATTAGCTGCGGGGGACCGCTAGACAGCAAAACAGGCACGATTCTTTCTCCGCCGAATCTTCCGGGATGGGATTCTATCCCGATCACCGATTATTTTCAGGAGAAAACCGGAATCCCGGCTTGGCTCTGCAATGATGCCAATGCCTGCGCTCTTGCGGAATGGAAGCTGGGCGCGGGAAAGGGAAGCTCCAATATGGTTTTCATGACCTTTGGCACTGGACTTGGAGCGGGTATTATTTTAGATAACCGGCTGTATCTCGGTGCGTGTGACATGGCGGGGGAAATCGGGCATATGCGTCTTTCGGATTACGGCCCGGCCGGGTATGGCAAGATGGGTTCTTTTGAAGGGTTTTGCAGCGGCGGAGGTATCGCGCAATTAGCAAAAACCATGATCCAGGAGGAACTTCAGTCAGGCCATAAAACCGGACTTTGCAGTAATTCCAATGAACTTGAACAGATCACAGCGGCCAAGGTGGGAATTGCCGCGAAAAACGGAGATCATCTGGCACGGGAAATTTTAAAGCAGGTCGGTTTGCAGCTGGGGAAAGGGTTGTCTGTTATCATGGATTTATTAAATCCGGAGTGTATTGTGATTGGAAGCATTTTTGTCCGCAGCTATGATGAAATATGGCCTTATGCGGAACAGGTGATCGAAAAAGAGACGCTTCCGATGATTCGAAAAGCTTGCAGAATCGTGCCAAGCCAGCTGTCGGATTCAGTTGGGGACATCGCCGGCTTAATCATTGCCGGCTATCATTTAGGATTGGAGCAATAA
- a CDS encoding SIS domain-containing protein yields MKERTMQFCLHFFDMHQDLLPLKTNLSNVCEIILKVYQNGGKVLICGNGGSCADGDHIVGELMKGFLLKRPLNQEIQNRFKQNYGAEGASIAEKLQCGLPAISLNAHAALMSAFSNDVDPELIYAQQVMGYAQEGDAVIGISTSGNAVNVAYALMTAKTLGAVPIALTGRDGGKIAAIAEYSLIAPEHDTYRIQEYHLAIYHLICAYVESEIFSC; encoded by the coding sequence ATGAAAGAACGTACGATGCAGTTTTGTCTGCATTTTTTTGACATGCATCAGGACTTGCTGCCTTTAAAAACAAACTTATCGAATGTTTGCGAAATTATATTGAAAGTCTATCAAAATGGCGGCAAAGTCTTAATTTGCGGCAACGGGGGGAGCTGTGCGGACGGCGACCATATTGTGGGCGAGCTGATGAAAGGATTTTTGCTGAAAAGACCGCTGAATCAGGAAATACAAAATAGATTCAAACAAAATTATGGTGCAGAGGGAGCCTCAATCGCGGAGAAATTACAGTGCGGACTCCCGGCCATCTCACTCAACGCCCACGCCGCGCTGATGTCGGCATTCAGCAACGATGTGGATCCGGAACTGATTTATGCACAGCAGGTAATGGGCTATGCACAGGAGGGAGACGCGGTGATTGGCATCAGCACTTCCGGAAACGCGGTCAATGTGGCATATGCGCTGATGACTGCGAAAACATTGGGAGCGGTTCCCATTGCGCTGACCGGACGTGACGGCGGGAAAATAGCGGCAATCGCCGAATACAGTTTAATTGCCCCCGAACACGATACCTATCGTATTCAAGAATATCATTTGGCTATTTATCATTTGATATGCGCTTATGTTGAATCTGAAATTTTTTCGTGTTAA
- a CDS encoding response regulator — protein MIKVIIADDEENVCRLIRGLIDWDSLGMEIVGVAHNGVEALDLIKALLPDLMITDIRMPGYDGLEMIRRATNINQNLDFIIISGYHHFEYAQNAIKYGVSDYLLKPIKKDDFLVALNKMRERYLKRTEQLNNEEQLKKRLKNDVNKLRSNLFTERLLKKGMTTQDLTVEMINENYHFLFQPALFQVCAVKIDCGFEDEYNNTIKILEDKVMRILNSLLKEQCFDMEIYLDDSITYCILNYDANDKKTIRKQIKAVFDELMIQKISFEQHEFTIGVGTAVEDIRQLKESFRVARYAIGQRFLLGTGRLIEDVTVHMEPQRESALLAEMNKTMGAAIEVLKKDAVLNCITGLKKQIETENLSGIELFSLAKHVCEMYLTHLRNNQIQIQYGQEFYEKFCIHANRCSSIDQLFEYLSVMVGKSIEVIIEEKKQADTKPIRLAKEYIQENYRKPITLEEVSGYVGFNPTYFSTLFKKENGGNFVNYLSEIRMNRAKELLKETNLTIAAICEQVGYNDLKNFTKSFSKSVGLKPNEYRKLYS, from the coding sequence ATGATAAAGGTTATTATCGCAGACGACGAAGAAAATGTATGCCGTCTGATCCGTGGATTAATCGACTGGGATTCGCTGGGAATGGAAATTGTCGGGGTTGCCCATAACGGCGTTGAAGCACTTGATTTAATAAAAGCCCTTTTGCCCGATTTAATGATTACGGATATCCGTATGCCGGGCTACGACGGGCTGGAAATGATCCGTCGTGCCACAAATATCAATCAAAATCTCGACTTTATTATCATCAGCGGTTACCACCATTTTGAATACGCGCAGAATGCAATCAAATATGGGGTGAGCGATTATCTTTTAAAGCCGATTAAGAAGGATGACTTTCTGGTTGCGCTCAACAAAATGCGTGAACGGTATTTGAAGCGCACGGAACAGCTGAATAATGAAGAACAGCTGAAAAAACGTCTTAAAAATGATGTGAATAAATTACGCTCAAATCTGTTTACAGAACGGCTGCTGAAAAAGGGCATGACCACACAGGATTTAACGGTTGAGATGATCAATGAAAATTATCATTTTTTATTTCAGCCCGCTCTTTTTCAAGTGTGTGCGGTAAAGATTGACTGCGGTTTTGAAGATGAATATAACAATACCATTAAAATATTGGAAGATAAGGTCATGCGGATTTTAAACAGCCTGTTAAAGGAACAGTGCTTTGACATGGAGATCTATTTGGATGACAGCATTACATATTGTATTTTAAATTATGATGCGAATGATAAGAAAACCATACGTAAACAAATCAAAGCGGTATTTGACGAATTGATGATCCAAAAGATCTCGTTTGAACAGCATGAATTTACAATTGGCGTGGGTACCGCTGTGGAAGATATCAGGCAATTAAAAGAGTCCTTCCGGGTTGCCAGGTACGCAATCGGGCAGAGATTTCTTCTGGGGACGGGCAGACTGATTGAAGATGTGACCGTGCATATGGAACCGCAAAGAGAAAGTGCATTGCTGGCAGAAATGAATAAAACGATGGGTGCTGCTATTGAAGTGCTGAAGAAGGATGCGGTGCTGAACTGCATTACCGGATTAAAAAAGCAGATAGAAACGGAGAACCTGAGCGGAATTGAACTTTTTTCTTTAGCAAAACATGTTTGTGAAATGTACTTAACCCATCTTCGGAACAACCAGATTCAGATACAGTACGGGCAGGAGTTCTATGAAAAATTCTGTATTCATGCCAACCGCTGCAGCTCCATTGACCAGCTGTTTGAATATCTGTCCGTCATGGTGGGGAAATCCATTGAGGTGATTATAGAAGAAAAAAAGCAGGCGGATACCAAGCCGATCCGCCTTGCGAAAGAATATATTCAGGAAAATTACAGGAAACCGATCACCTTGGAAGAAGTCAGCGGTTATGTCGGGTTTAATCCGACTTACTTCAGTACCCTGTTTAAAAAAGAAAACGGGGGCAATTTTGTGAATTACCTTTCCGAAATCCGCATGAATCGTGCGAAAGAACTTCTAAAGGAAACAAACTTAACCATTGCTGCCATCTGTGAACAGGTGGGGTACAATGATCTCAAGAATTTTACAAAAAGCTTTTCAAAGAGTGTCGGGTTAAAGCCAAATGAATACCGAAAATTATACTCTTAA